In Lotus japonicus ecotype B-129 chromosome 5, LjGifu_v1.2, one genomic interval encodes:
- the LOC130720429 gene encoding myosin-11-like, protein MGTPVNINVGSHVWAEDPEVCWIDGQVSKINGNDAEIETTDGKKVVANLSKIYPKDMEAPPGGVDDMTKLSYLHEPGVLQNLRIRYELNEIYTYTGNILIAINPFQRLPHIYGAHMMQQYKGAPFGELNPHVFAIADVAFRAMVNEGKSNSILVSGESGAGKTETTKMLMQYLAFLGGRAGTEGRTVEQQVLESNPVLEAFGNAKTVRNNNSSRFGKFVEIQFDKSGRISGAAIRTYLLERSRVCQVNDPERNYHCFYLLCAAPQEEVEKYKLGNPRTFHYLNQSKCFELADVSDAREYLATRRAMDIVGISQTHQEAIFRVVAAILHLGNIEFTKGKEVDSSIPKDDKAKFHLKTTAELLMCDVVALEDALCKRVMVTPEEVIKRSLDPQSAAISRDGLAKTIYSRLFDWLVDTLNNSIGQDPNSKYLIGVLDIYGFESFKTNSFEQFCINFTNEKLQQHFNQHVFKMEQEEYTKEQIDWSYIEFVDNQDVLDLIEKKPGGIIALLDEACMFPKSTHETFANKLYQTFKNHKRFIKPKLSRTDFTIAHYAGEVGYQSDQFLDKNKDYVVPEHQDLLSASKCSFVSGLFPPLPVETSKSSKFSSIGSRFKLQLQQLMETLNSTEPHYIRCVKPNNILKPAVFENVNVMQQLRCGGVLEAIRISCAGYPTRRPFFEFINRFALLAPEAAEANCDEKTGCKKILEKMGLKGYQIGKTKVFLRAGQMAELDARRAQVLSNAAKIIQRRIRTHQARKHYLALRKKAIYVQSRWRGRLACKLYDKLRREAAAVKIQKNIRRHESRKAYKELHISVLVLQTVLRATAARKEFRFRKQTKASIIIQARWRCHKATLYFKRLKKGTIVTQSRWRGRLSRRELRKLKMAARETGALQEAKDKLEKRVEELTWRLQLEKGLRTNLEESKAQEIAKMQNSLQAMQSKVDETNALLIKERENAKKAIEEAPAVVKETQVLVEDTEKIETLKMEVESLKSSLESEKQKADDFERKYNEAQVCSEERGKKLEETEKKIRQLQESLARLEEKINNVESENQVLRQQAVSMAPVSMAPVSMAPNKLLSGRSFRSNIQRGAESGHIAVETKTSVELHSPSMNQRESSEIEDKPQRSLNEKQQENQELLIRCIAQHLGFSGNRPIAACIIYKCLLHWRSFEVERTSVFDRIIQTIGHAIETQDNNDVLAYWLSNASTLLLLLQRTLKASGAAGMAPQRRRSSSATLFGRMTQSFRGTPAGVNLALVNGSSSRGVDTLRQVEAKYPALLFKQQLTAYVEKIYGMIRDNLKKEISPLLGLCIQAPRTSRASLVKGSRSVPNTEAQRALIAHWQGIVKSLGTFLNTLKANNVPPFLVRKVFTQIFSFINVQLFNSLLLRRECCSFSNGEYVKAGLAELEHWCYKATDEYAGSAWDELRHIRQAIGFLVIHQKPKKTLDEISHDLCPVLSIQQLYRIGTMYWDDKYGTHSVAPDVISSMRVLMTEDSNNAVSSSFLLDDDSSIPFSVDDISKSMEQIDIADIDPPPLIRENSGFSFLLPRPD, encoded by the exons ATG GGAACTCCAGTGAATATTAATGTGGGTTCGCATGTCTGGGCCGAAGACCCTGAGGTATGTTGGATCGATGGACAGGTGTCAAAAATCAATGGAAATGATGCTGAAATTGAAACTACCGATGGAAAAAAG GTTGTCGCAAATTTATCAAAAATATATCCTAAGGATATGGAAGCTCCTCCTGGCGGAGTGGATGATATGACTAAACTGTCCTATTTGCATGAGCCTGGAGTCCTGCAGAACTTAAGAATTAGATATGAATTGAATGAAATATAT ACTTATACTGGAAATATTCTGATTGCAATAAATCCATTCCAAAGGCTCCCTCATATTTATGGTGCACACATGATGCAACAATACAAGGGAGCACCATTTGGAGAATTAAACCCCCATGTATTTGCAATTGCTGATGTTGCATTTAG GGCAATGGTTAATGAAGGAAAAAGCAATTCAATTCTGGTCAGTGGGGAAAGTGGAGCTGGTAAAACTGAAACTACAAAGATGCTTATGCAATACCTTGCTTTCCTTGGTGGTAGGGCTGGTACTGAAGGTCGAACAGTTGAACAACAAGTTCTTGAA TCAAATCCAGTTCTGGAAGCATTTGGCAATGCTAAAACTGTCAGGAATAACAATTCTAG TCGTTTCGGTAAATTCGTTGAGATCCAATTTGATAAGAGTGGAAGGATCTCAGGAGCAGCTATCCGAACATACCTTCTAGAGAGATCTCGGGTTTGCCAAGTTAACGATCCTGAACGGAACTACCATTGCTTTTATCTCCTTTGTGCTGCACCACAGGAG GAAGTTGAGAAATATAAATTAGGAAATCCTAGAACATTTCACTACCTTAACCAGTCAAAATGCTTTGAACTGGCTGATGTGAGCGATGCTCGTGAGTATCTTGCTACTCGGAGAGCTATGGATATTGTTGGAATCAGTCAAACTCATCAG GAAGCCATTTTCAGAGTTGTTGCTGCAATTCTTCATCTTGGTAATATTGAGTTTACCAAAGGAAAAGAAGTTGACTCATCCATTCCAAAAGATGACAAAGCCAAATTCCACCTGAAAACTACTGCTGAGCTTCTCAT GTGTGATGTTGTTGCCTTGGAAGATGCATTATGTAAGCGTGTCATGGTCACCCCTGAAGAAGTTATAAAAAGGAGCCTTGACCCACAAAGTGCAGCGATCAGCAGAGATGGATTGGCAAAAACAATTTATTCTCGGCTATTCGACTG GTTGGTGGACACGCTTAATAATTCAATCGGACAAGACCCGAATTCTAAATATTTGATTGGGGTTCTTGATATCTACGGTTTTGAAAGCTTTAAAACTAACAG TTTTGAGCAGTTTTGCATTAATTTCACAAATGAGAAGTTGCAGCAACATTTCAATCAG CACGTGTTTAAAATGGAACAAGAAGAATATACAAAGGAGCAGATAGATTGGAGCTACATTGAATTTGTTGACAACCAAGATGTTTTGGACCTTATTGAAAAG AAACCTGGAGGAATCATTGCTCTCCTCGATGAAGCATG CATGTTTCCAAAGTCAACACATGAAACATTTGCAAACAAGCTTTATCAAACATTTAAGAATCACAAGCGCTTTATTAAGCCAAAATTGTCTCGAACGGATTTCACCATTGCTCATTATGCTGGAGAG GTTGGATACCAGTCTGACCAATTTTTAGACAAAAACAAGGATTATGTAGTGCCTGAGCATCAAGATTTATTAAGTGCTTCCAAATGTTCTTTTGTATCTGGCCTTTTTCCACCACTTCCAGTAGAGACATCAAAATCTTCAAAATTTTCTTCAATTGGGTCTCGTTTTAAG CTACAACTACAGCAACTAATGGAGACATTAAATTCTACCGAACCCCATTACATTAGATGCGTGAAACCAAACAACATCCTCAAGCCTGCAGTTTTCGAGAATGTTAATGTTATGCAACAACTTCGTTGTGGT GGTGTTCTGGAAGCAATTAGAATCAGTTGTGCTGGCTACCCTACTCGCCGTCCTTTCTTTGAATTTATAAACAGATTTGCCCTCCTTGCCCCAGAGGCCGCGGAAGCAAA CTGTGATGAGAAGACCGGTTGCAAAAAGATTTTGGAAAAGATGGGACTTAAAGGATATCAG ATTGGAAAAACAAAGGTATTCTTAAGAGCAGGTCAGATGGCTGAACTCGATGCACGGAGAGCTCAAGTACTTAGTAATGCAGCAAAAATTATCCAACGGCGCATACGAACCCATCAAGCTCGTAAACATTATCTTGCATTGCGAAAGAAGGCCATATATGTGCAGTCTCGGTGGAGAG GAAGACTTGCGTGCAAACTTTATGATAAATTGAGAAGGGAAGCTGCTGCTGTGAAAATTCAAAAGAACATTCGCAGACATGAATCTAGGAAAGCCTATAAAGAACTTCACATATCAGTACTTGTGCTGCAAACGGTTTTAAGGGCCACTGCTGCTCGCAAGGAGTTCAGATTTAGGAAACAGACTAAGGCTTCCATCATTATTCAG GCTCGGTGGCGGTGCCACAAAGCAACATTATATTTCAAGAGGCTCAAGAAAGGTACAATAGTTACACAAAGCAGATGGAGAGGGCGTTTATCCAGGAGAGAACTTAGAAAACTAAAAATG GCTGCAAGAGAAACTGGTGCACTTCAAGAAGCAAAGGATAAACTTGAAAAACGAGTGGAGGAACTCACTTGGCGTCTCCAACTAGAAAAAGGTTTAAGG ACCAATCTGGAAGAATCCAAAGCACAGGAGATAGCAAAAATGCAAAATTCATTGCAGGCGATGCAGAGCAAAGTTGATGAAACTAATGCTCTGCTCATCAAGGAGAGAGAGAATGCAAAgaaagctattgaagaagcaccTGCTGTCGTTAAAGAAACACAGGTTCTGGTTGAAGATACAGAGAAGATTGAGACACTCAAAATGGAAGTTGAGAGCCTAAAG AGTTCACTTGAATCGGAGAAACAGAAAGCTGATGACTTTGAAAGGAAATATAATGAAGCCCAAGTTTGTAGTGAAGAAAGAGGTAAAAAATTAGAAGAAACAGAGAAGAAGATTCGTCAGCTCCAAGAATCATTGGCCAG GCTTGAAGAGAAGATTAATAATGTAGAATCAGAGAATCAAGTTCTGCGTCAACAAGCTGTGTCCATGGCTCCGGTGTCCATGGCTCCTGTGTCTATGGCACCTAATAAGCTCCTTTCAGGACGCTCCTTCCGATCAAATATCCAG AGAGGTGCTGAAAGTGGTCATATTGCAGTGGAAACAAAGACATCTGTG GAACTGCATAGTCCATCAATGAACCAGAGAGAGTCCTCTGAAATAGAGGATAAACCACAAAGGTCACTAAATGAGAAGCAACAGGAGAATCAAGAGTTACTCATCAGATGTATTGCACAACATCTAGGCTTTTCTGGGAACAGACCGATTGCTGCCTGTATCATATATAAATGCCTTTTACATTGGAGATCATTTGAAGTTGAACGTACTAGTGTTTTTGATCGTATCATCCAAACCATTGGTCATGCAATTGAG ACCCAGGATAACAATGATGTCTTGGCTTATTGGTTGTCCAATGCCTCTACACTTCTCCTGTTACTCCAGCGCACACTCAAAGCAAGTGGTGCTGCTGGAATGGCTCCACAACGCCGTCGCTCTTCATCAGCAACCCTGTTTGGGAGAATGACTCAA AGTTTCCGTGGAACTCCAGCTGGGGTGAATCTTGCCCTAGTCAATGGCAGTTCAAGCAGAGGAGTAGATACATTAAGACAAGTTGAAGCCAAGTACCCAGCTTTGCTTTTCAAACAGCAGCTTACAGCATATGTGGAGAAGATATATGGAATGATTCGTGATAACTTGAAGAAAGAAATATCTCCCTTGCTTGGATTATGCATCCAG GCGCCAAGAACATCCCGAGCAAGCTTGGTTAAGGGATCGCGTTCTGTTCCAAACACTGAAGCCCAGCGCGCTTTGATTGCTCACTGGCAGGGGATAGTGAAGAGCCTAGGCACCTTTTTAAATACGTTGAAAGCAAATAAT GTTCCCCCATTTTTGGTTCGTAAGGTGTTCAcacaaattttttcttttatcaatGTACAATTATTCAATAG tCTTCTTTTACGAAGGGAATGCTGCTCATTTAGTAATGGAGAGTATGTCAAAGCTGGTTTGGCTGAATTGGAGCATTGGTGTTATAAGGCAACTGATGAG TATGCAGGTTCAGCCTGGGATGAGCTCAGACATATTAGACAAGCTATTGGATTTCTG GTCATACACCAGAAACCGAAGAAGACACTGGATGAAATAAGCCATGACCTGTGTCCA GTACTTAGTATACAGCAACTATATCGAATTGGCACCATGTACTGGGATGACAAATATGGAACGCATAGTGTGGCCCCTGAT GTCATATCCAGTATGAGAGTATTGATGACTGAAGATTCAAATAATGCAGTTAGCAGTTCTTTCTTATTGGATGATGATTCAAG CATTCCGTTTTCTGTTGACGACATATCGAAGTCAATGGAACAGATAGATATCGCAGATATAGACCCCCCGCCACTGATTCGTGAAAACTCTGGCTTTAGCTTTTTGTTGCCACGCCCAGATTGA
- the LOC130721476 gene encoding GRF1-interacting factor 1-like, which translates to MQQHLMQMQPMMASYYTNNNVTSDHIQQYLDENKSLILKIVESQNSGKLSECAENQSRLQRNLMYLAAIADSQPQPPTMPGQYPPSGIVQQQGAHYMQQAQQQAQQMTQQQQLMAARSSLLYTQQQPYSTLQQQQALQHSQLGMSSGGSSGLHMFQSEATSVGGNAGFPDFARKHDIGSSADGRGGGSSCEGGETLYLRSSDN; encoded by the exons ATGCAGCAGCACCTGATGCAGATGCAGCCCATGATGGCATCCTACTACACCAACAACAACGTCACCTCTGATCACATTCAACAG TACCTGGATGAGAACAAGTCCTTAATTCTGAAGATTGTTGAAAGCCAGAACTCTGGGAAGCTGAGCGAGTGTGCTGA GAATCAATCAAGGCTCCAGAGAAATCTCATGTACCTGGCTGCAATAGCTGATTCTCAACCCCAACCACCCACCATGCCTGGTCAG TATCCTCCAAGTGGAATTGTGCAGCAGCAAGGTGCACACTACATGCAGCAGGCTCAACAACAGGCTCAGCAGATGACACAACAGCAACAACTCATGGCGGCACGCTCTTCCCTTTTGTACACTCAGCAGCAGCCTTACTCCACACTTCAACAGCAGCAAGCCTTGCAGCACAGCCAGCTCGGTATGAGTTCCGGTGGAAGTTCCGGCCTTCACATGTTCCAAAGTGAAGCTACCAGTGTTGGAGGCAATGCCGGGTTTCCCGACTTCGCACGCAAGCATGATATTGGAAGCTCAGCTGACGGCCGCGGGGGAGGTAGCTCCTGTGAAGGGGGTGAAACCCTCTACTTGAGATCTTCTGATAATTGA